GGCTGATCGGGGTCTCGTCTTCCAAGAGTACGCGCTCCTGCCCTGGCGGACCGTGCGCGAGAACGTCGGCTTGGGCCTCAAGATCCGCGGGGCCCCGCAGGCCGAGCGCGACGCGATCGCACGCGCTTTCATCGAACTCATCGGGCTGCGGGGTTTCGAGGACAAGTTCCCTCATGAGCTGTCCGGCGGCATGCGGCAGCGGGTCGCAGTCGCGCGCACGCTGGCCAACTCGCCGCAGGTGGCGTTGATGGACGAGCCGTTCGCGGCCGTCGACGCCCAGACGCGCACCACCCTGCAGGAAGAACTTACCCGCATCTGGTCCCAGACGAAGGTCACCGTGTTCTTCGTAACCCACAACGTCGACGAGGCGATTTTCCTCGGAGACCGGGTGCTCGTGATGACGCCCCGCCCGGGCCGCGTCCAGGGCATTGTCACGGTCAATGTGCCCCGCGAGGAGCGCCAGTGGGCCACGCTCGAGCGGGACCCGCGGTTTGTCGGGCTCAGGAGCCAGCTCAACGAGATGATCCGCCAGTCCGCGGTCCCAGCCGATGGCCATCGCGATCACTAGCACCGTGCTGAGCCGCCCCGCCCGTTTCGCGGCGCGGCACCCGTCGCTGACGACGATCCTGAAAAACGTTGGCCCGTTCGTCCCGCTGCTCGCGCTGTGGCAGG
The bacterium genome window above contains:
- a CDS encoding ABC transporter ATP-binding protein produces the protein MTVARQRGQTPVAASVGDTPSGGSTVLAHPKILIEDVMFEYPDPRSDARLRALDGVTIRVRKNEFFCVLGPSGCGKSTLLYLIAGLQRPTQGRILVDGTPVKGPGADRGLVFQEYALLPWRTVRENVGLGLKIRGAPQAERDAIARAFIELIGLRGFEDKFPHELSGGMRQRVAVARTLANSPQVALMDEPFAAVDAQTRTTLQEELTRIWSQTKVTVFFVTHNVDEAIFLGDRVLVMTPRPGRVQGIVTVNVPREERQWATLERDPRFVGLRSQLNEMIRQSAVPADGHRDH